Sequence from the Brevundimonas diminuta genome:
AGTCGTGCGCCTGCTGGGACGTCAGGGGATGGCCCTCGACCAGTCGGGCGAGGATCGGCTTGAACCCGTCGCCCATGGTCAGGCGGCCGCGAGGCGCTTTACGCCGGCGATCTCGAGGAAGTTGGCCAGCATGTCGTGACCGTGTTCCGTGGCGATGGATTCCGGGTGGAACTGCACGCCGTGGATTGGGCGGCTGAGATGCTGCAGACCCATGATCTCGCCGTCGGCGGTCCAGGCGGTGACCTCCAGGCAATCGGGCAGGGTTTCGCGCTTGACCGCCAGCGAGTGATAGCGTGTGGCGGTGAAGGGCGAGGGCAGGCCGGCGAAGACGCTCTGGCCCTCGTGCAGGATCGGCGAGGTCTTGCCGTGCATCAGGGTCTTGGCGCGAATGACGTCGCCGCCGAAGGCCTGGCCGATGGCCTGATGACCCAGGCACACGCCCAGGATCGGCATCGATTCTGGCGCGGTCGTGATCAACGGCAGGCAGATGCCCGCCTGATCGGGCGCGCACGGGCCGGGCGACAGCAGAACGGCGGCGGGGTTCAGCGCCCACGCCTCGTCCACCGTCAGGTCGTCGTTGCGCACCACATGCGTCGGCGCGCCCAACTCCGCGAGGTAGTGGACGAGATTGTAGGTGAAGCTGTCGTAGTTATCGACGACGAGGATCATGGCTTGGCTTCTAAGCGTGACGCGCGTCCGCGCCAAGCGGGCGCGGCCTTAAAGCGCATTTTAACTCGACGGCACTAGGACTGGGCGGGTGAAACTCGCCGCTGAAAAAGACATCGCCGCCAAGATCGCCGCCGCCAAGGCGAAGCTGGTCGTGGTCGAAACCAAGCCCAATCCCGTCGCCGCGCTTGGCGCAGCTGCGCTCGCGGCGACTGCGGCGGTTTTGATGGCGGGCGTCGTCATCATCGGGCCGGGCGTGCAATTCAACGACCCGACGATGACGATTTCGCGCTAGCGATTGCCG
This genomic interval carries:
- a CDS encoding anthranilate synthase component II, which produces MILVVDNYDSFTYNLVHYLAELGAPTHVVRNDDLTVDEAWALNPAAVLLSPGPCAPDQAGICLPLITTAPESMPILGVCLGHQAIGQAFGGDVIRAKTLMHGKTSPILHEGQSVFAGLPSPFTATRYHSLAVKRETLPDCLEVTAWTADGEIMGLQHLSRPIHGVQFHPESIATEHGHDMLANFLEIAGVKRLAAA
- a CDS encoding peptidoglycan-binding protein, whose amino-acid sequence is MKLAAEKDIAAKIAAAKAKLVVVETKPNPVAALGAAALAATAAVLMAGVVIIGPGVQFNDPTMTISR